One Candidatus Eisenbacteria bacterium genomic window carries:
- a CDS encoding ATP-binding protein — translation MERRDRDEGEVITFSFPSRLELLPVLDRLVQGITEQMEFDEDAAGEVAISVIEAGTNAIQHGHKHNQEKQVDFRFDMRPDYLLVTVVDSGPGFEPDMIPRNDPSNPEDLMRSSGRGIYIMRRMMDQVDFDIDPARGTRVLLKKLRRTNGRSPSA, via the coding sequence ATGGAGCGCCGAGACAGAGACGAGGGAGAGGTGATCACCTTCTCCTTCCCCAGCCGCCTCGAGCTCCTTCCGGTCCTCGATCGTCTCGTGCAGGGCATAACCGAGCAGATGGAGTTCGACGAGGACGCCGCAGGCGAGGTCGCGATCTCGGTGATCGAGGCCGGCACGAACGCGATCCAGCACGGGCACAAGCACAATCAGGAGAAGCAGGTCGACTTCCGCTTCGACATGCGGCCGGACTACTTGCTGGTCACGGTCGTCGACTCCGGGCCGGGCTTCGAACCCGACATGATCCCGCGAAACGACCCGTCGAACCCCGAGGACCTCATGCGCAGCAGCGGACGCGGAATCTACATCATGCGCCGGATGATGGACCAGGTCGACTTCGACATCGATCCGGCGCGCGGCACGCGCGTTCTCCTGAAGAAGCTCCGGCGCACCAACGGTCGCTCCCCATCGGCCTGA
- the ruvX gene encoding Holliday junction resolvase RuvX, with the protein MDPRSDRTFLGVDYGRKRVGLAISDPAGILASPLAVLSYRGMDDLAARLSELAFEREAVAIVLGLPTRADGRAGDLAAEIEALAEKLRSRGVAVIFSDESLTTWEAGRLLGEAGADPRAGRKAKIDAAAAAVMLQSFLEDLDR; encoded by the coding sequence TTGGACCCCCGCTCCGACCGGACCTTCCTGGGCGTCGACTACGGCCGCAAGCGCGTTGGGCTCGCGATCAGCGACCCCGCGGGGATCCTGGCGAGCCCCCTGGCCGTTCTCTCGTATCGCGGCATGGACGATCTCGCGGCCCGGTTGAGCGAGCTCGCTTTCGAGCGCGAGGCGGTGGCGATCGTCCTGGGCCTTCCCACGCGCGCCGACGGGCGGGCGGGGGATCTCGCCGCGGAGATCGAGGCCCTTGCGGAGAAGCTCCGCTCGCGCGGCGTCGCCGTCATCTTCTCGGATGAGTCCCTGACGACCTGGGAGGCTGGGAGGCTTCTGGGAGAGGCGGGCGCCGATCCCCGCGCGGGGCGAAAGGCGAAGATCGACGCCGCGGCGGCTGCCGTCATGCTGCAGTCCTTCCTGGAGGATCTCGATCGTTGA
- the mltG gene encoding endolytic transglycosylase MltG has translation MGGWEASGRGGRRSPRGAKGEDRRRGGCRHAAVLPGGSRSLSRRAARLLPPLLAVAIFLILGAAAFIGYRLELDRPTERSRTGDGLLRISPGASLRTVARDLSREGWIRSPLFVAQWGRVKGLDRAVFPGRYRLRRGWTARRILDEIALGRVETTRVTIPEGWREAQIVRLLADSLEIGVRDLQAAVLDTAWVRSIGIPRGKLEGYLFPETYIFPKEYDPRGALRRMVREADRRFDGSMRERADAIGWSRDSVIVLASIVQAEAAKEREMPRIAAVFHNRLRHGWRLDADPTVLYAIGRFSGPPRLSDLRVESPYNTYRAGGLPPGPIGNPGAAALRAVLWPDSMRDEFYFVADGSGEHIFTRTLGEHNRARREARRSQGGVR, from the coding sequence CTGGGAGGCTGGGAGGCTTCTGGGAGAGGCGGGCGCCGATCCCCGCGCGGGGCGAAAGGCGAAGATCGACGCCGCGGCGGCTGCCGTCATGCTGCAGTCCTTCCTGGAGGATCTCGATCGTTGAGCCGTCGCGCCGCGCGCCTGCTGCCGCCTCTCCTCGCGGTCGCGATCTTCCTGATCCTCGGGGCGGCGGCCTTCATCGGCTACCGCCTGGAACTCGATCGTCCCACCGAGCGTTCCCGGACGGGGGACGGTCTCCTTCGCATCAGCCCCGGGGCGAGCCTGCGGACGGTCGCGAGGGATCTCTCGCGCGAGGGCTGGATCCGCAGCCCTCTCTTCGTCGCCCAATGGGGGAGGGTGAAGGGTCTGGATCGTGCGGTCTTTCCGGGTCGCTACCGGCTGCGAAGGGGATGGACCGCGCGGCGCATCCTCGATGAGATCGCCCTCGGCCGCGTCGAGACCACGCGCGTCACGATCCCCGAGGGATGGAGGGAGGCGCAGATCGTGAGGTTGCTGGCCGACTCTCTCGAGATCGGCGTCCGGGATCTCCAGGCGGCTGTCCTCGACACGGCTTGGGTCCGGTCGATCGGGATCCCGCGCGGGAAGCTGGAGGGCTACCTCTTTCCCGAGACCTACATCTTTCCGAAAGAGTACGACCCGAGGGGTGCGCTGCGGCGGATGGTGCGCGAGGCCGATCGCCGGTTCGACGGCTCCATGCGCGAGCGGGCCGATGCGATCGGATGGAGCCGCGACTCGGTCATCGTCCTGGCTTCGATCGTCCAGGCCGAGGCGGCGAAAGAGCGCGAGATGCCCCGCATCGCCGCCGTCTTCCACAACCGGCTGCGACACGGCTGGAGGCTGGATGCCGATCCGACCGTCTTGTATGCTATCGGTCGGTTCTCGGGGCCGCCGCGCCTGAGCGATCTGAGGGTAGAGTCGCCCTACAACACCTACCGCGCGGGAGGGTTGCCGCCGGGACCGATCGGCAATCCGGGCGCGGCCGCCCTGCGCGCGGTCCTCTGGCCTGATTCGATGAGGGACGAGTTCTACTTCGTCGCCGACGGGAGCGGGGAGCACATCTTCACGCGGACGCTCGGCGAACACAACAGGGCGCGGCGCGAGGCGCGCCGGTCGCAGGGAGGAGTTCGATGA
- a CDS encoding DUF3098 domain-containing protein, with protein sequence MSAKRAKGAGSLGSATGRTGRRGASDQGSGGAAASSASGEESHLPWGRKNFLLLAVGLGLIVVGFLLLALGDTTFAPVLLVGGFLGLIPWGIVAGTRRDPTG encoded by the coding sequence GTGAGCGCGAAGCGAGCGAAGGGCGCCGGGTCTCTCGGGTCGGCCACGGGCCGGACTGGGCGAAGGGGAGCCTCCGACCAAGGGTCCGGAGGAGCCGCGGCCTCCTCCGCCTCGGGCGAGGAGAGCCACCTTCCCTGGGGGCGAAAGAACTTCCTCCTGCTTGCCGTCGGCCTCGGTCTCATCGTGGTCGGCTTTCTTCTTCTCGCGCTTGGAGATACGACATTCGCTCCGGTCTTGCTGGTCGGGGGGTTCCTCGGGCTGATTCCGTGGGGGATCGTCGCGGGGACCCGGAGAGACCCCACCGGGTGA